The Lycium barbarum isolate Lr01 chromosome 4, ASM1917538v2, whole genome shotgun sequence nucleotide sequence AAGTTCAGACTGTGTAAAGATATTAATCCGACCCGCAACAGTAGACGATCCCGATGATCATTCTACCTACAATATAGTATATAATGAAATTATCCATAAAGCATTCTCTTAGGACTTTGAAAAAGCTACTAACTATTCATATAACATATGTAAGTTATTACTTGCATTTACATttttcatcaaccttacttcctTTATCATACTATTTCATTGTTTAACccactttatttatttttcagGGGATATAAAATGACACAGCGACTTGGTATATATGCAATCACTCCTGAAATACCAGACTGGACCTGTAAAGTGCAAGTTGCGGATATATGCAAACCAAGAGAAAGTTCTCACCGAAAGATAAAATATTTAAACATGATCTTTCAAGATGAACAGGTACTTCCTTTTTCTAGAAAAATCAATTATTTATGTCTATGTATGTataatattttcaaatcaattacTTACATTGCCTATGTATATCTGTTTCGTTATTTTTTTATGAATCATTCACGGGAAGACCAAATAAAAGCTATTGTCTACGGTGATTTTATACAGAATAGCATTTATGACATGTTAATTTGCAAGATAATGACTACCTTGGTAGTGGCAGTTTGGTGCAGCGATAGACTAAAACTTATGTTTTATTTGATTTGTTTTTTGGCAGCTATGCAGCATGTGGTTTTCCACAGCAACATCAATGCTGAAATACCAAAAGCTTACTAGGTACTATTTTTTCCTATGTATTTCAGAAACGTGATTGTAGCCTTTTAGTTCTTCTACAGTGTTGCTATTGGACTTTGTCTTCAGGCCACTCCACTTGATCACAGGAAGCCTAATCTTTTATATATACTTACTATCTTTTTGCATCTCCAGCAGATTTTGATACCCCGTATGGGATGTTCCCAAtagttgttcttgaattttgtctTATCTAATCATCTGTTTTGGTTACTCCAATCTTGGTACTTAAAATTCAGTACTAAATTTCTTATTAACTCCTTATTGGTCCTCTTCTAACAGTTTTTTTGTGTGGAATTATTGGTATGGGGTGACATTGATTTTGGTTTCTTGAGTATTAGTACTTGTTTTCTTTACTTGGGTTTTgtcaaaatatgatttttattttGGGCAAGATTGGATTTTTTTGATATTCTGAGATTTGGGTTGAAGAGCTGAAGTGAAGATATTTGTTGGGGATTGTTTGGATTTGTCCAATTTTGTGAGAATCTTGGTGAGTATAAGTACTGGTTGGCTTTAGTTGGGTTTTGGCAAAATATGATTTTTCACTTAGTCTGATGGTTTTCTTGGGAATATGATGAAAAATTGGACTGAATTTTGAGCAAGATTAAATTTTTATGATATTCTGAGATTTGGATTCAAGAGCTGAAGTGAAGATATTTGGTTAGGGATTGTTTGGTTTTGTCAATCTTTTTAGGATCTGTGGGAACTGAAATGGAGAGCAATTCTAACACTATTGTCTGGTTTAGGAGGGATTTGAGAATTCAGGATAATCCAGCTTTAGCTGCTGCTGCTAGAAATGGAAGTATTTTACCAGTGTTTATTTGGTGTCCTAAAAAAGAAGGGCAATTTTATCCAGGTAGAGTTTCAAGATGGTGGCTGAAGCAATCTCTAATTCACTTGGAACAGTCTTTGAAATCTCTTGGAGCTGAACTTTGCTGATAAAAGCTCAGAGTACACTGTCTGCTCTCTTGGAGTGTGTCGATGCTGTTGGAGCAACAAAAGTTATGTGCAATCATCTATATGGTAAGTAGTAACCTTTGGCTTTTGCTGTTAGAGTTACTGTTATAGAATCTGTGCAGAAAACATCATGTTATTGATAGTTTGTATTATGAGCAGATGTGATAGATCTAATTCATTGAACTCTCTTAACAAACAAGCTCCAATTAGCTTTGTTATTGTTCTTGACTATAGATAGGTTTTTCATCCGGCCCATATGTCCAGAAATCCGTCTTCTTTTAAAAATGGGTCTACTCAAATATTTGAGTTCCATGTGCTCGATATCTGATTCTGATAAAGTACATGATCAATTTTCCGTTTGATTTAGATCCTGTTGCACTTGTTCGTGACCACAATATCAAGCAAAAGCTGGGAGAACTTGGCATATCTGTTCAGAGCTACAATGGGGACTTACTGAATGAACCATGGGAAGTCTATGATGATGATGGACAAGTTTTTACAACATTCAATGCATACTGGGAGAAGTCTTTGCTTATGCAAAACAATCCTGTTTCACACCTTCCTCCTTCGAGATTAATTCAAGCCGCAGGTATATCTGAAGAATAGTTAATCTCATTCTTCTTGAACATTTGGAAATACACTGATATTCTACATTAACATGGTGAATATTGTTAATATGGATATTGAAAGATGTTTAACATTTCTCCAATACTTCATATTTTAAATGCACATTGTATCGTATACCTCTAGGAAACCTGATAATTCATCTCTCTCATTGACAGGATCAGTTAAAATGTGTTCGATTGAGGAACTGGGACTGGAAAACAGCTCTGTTGCAGTGTGAAAAAGTGCATTAACTTCAGTCTTTTTAATTTGGAGCTGTGGACTGTTTCATAGGAAGCTTTCACTAAAACGTTTTCATCTTTCTGCCTTTTGCAAACCTATTTTTAGTACCTATATTCTTTGTCATTTTCCTGAAGGTAATTTTATGTAGAGTTTTTGGACTCGGAGAATCCAAAAATGCTTTGATAGAACAAAGAAAACACCTGCCGCTGTTAAGTCGTAAATGTATTCAGAACTTAAAAAGTATAGTATAATACTGATTTTTTCTATTGACACTTTTGTAATGTTAGATTTTCTGGAATCCTTTCATACCTAAAGGATTCCTTTTTTCCTATGCTTTCTTCAGTACCAGCTTGACATTTGATTGTTGTTTTGCATTAAAAATATTTCTTATAAAAAGATATATGTTCTCTTAAACGCACTAACAGAAAGGATTGTGCTTCTCAACTTTGTCCAAGTAACTTTTAATATGTAACATGTCTATCTCTTTTAGTGCAGGCACCAAAAAGTTGCATATGATCTGCGTTTGAACCTTACGGTCTCATTAAGTAGCCTTTTAATGCTCAATATGATTGTATTACTTGTAACCTGTAAACAAATAAGGATGTCCCTTGCGAAAGTCGAATCACTTTTATATAACAATATTCGCCCGTGCGCTGCACGGGCTCGGGCCATCtagttactactatatagaaacgtCGTAGTCAGTCACTCTGTTTTCGTCACTACTATCTATATcatcgtcgtcagtcactctgtTTTCGTCGTCGTTTAAAAAAAATTACGGGCCCACATATTtgaaacaactactaatattttttttttaaaattgtgggcccacatattttaaacaactactaatatttaaaaaatgggcggaacccaccatctccaaactcacgggaaaaaaaaggtggactccgtattaacaaaatcaagcaatataaaaaaaaaaaaaaaaaaggtgaatcccatattaaaaaaacaaacaatgtcaaaaaaagagtgcagactttgtattcgtagcaaacactaatataataaagttttagatacggagcacaaactacaatgttatattaatcgtgttttgaacatagtatcccatattgacaaaatcaagcaatatatatatatatatataaaaagtgaatcccatattaaaaaacaaacaatgtaaaaaaaaagtgcagactttgtattcatagcaaacactaatataataaagttttagatacggagcacaaactataatgttatattaatcgtgttttgaacatagtgtatatatataatctgcataaaaatagtgcaaactaataatgtccaaagagtgagccccatactaaacaacaccaagcaatataaaaaaaaaaaaaaaaaaaaaaaactatataaagcatgggtttagaccgaTGTTTCGtcatccgttgtcccttaaaaaaaaaggggggggggggggggggcatactaaataacaccgagcaataaaaaaataaaaaaataaaatggaactcaccacctccaaactcatgggaaaaaaaaagtgaaccccatattatcaaaatcaagcaatataaaaaataaaaaataaagaagtgaacctcatattaaaaaaaatataatgttaaagaaaaaaagtgcagactttatattcgtagcaaaaactaatataataaagttttagatacggaccacaaattacaatgttatattaatcgtgttttgaacctagtatatgtatatatatattatatgcataaaaatagtacaaactaataatgtcaaaaaaaaagtgcaccctataaagggtggaccccatactaaacgacgtcaagcaatataaaataaaataaaaagtggaacccaccatctttAAACTCACGTTAAAAAAAGTgtaccccatattaataaaatcaagtaatataaaaaaaaaaaagtgaaccccatattaaaaaaaatataatgtaaaaaaaagtgcagactttatattcgtagcaaacactaatataataaagttttagatacggagtacaaactacaatgttatattaatcatgttttgaacatagtatatatatatatatatatatatatatatatatagtgtaaattaataatgtcaaaaaaaaaagtgcacccctattaacagtatttatatatatatatatatatatatatatatatatatatatatatatattatcactattaaaaaataactacatatacataaatgcactataatctaaagtgttgggcccgtgccgCACGGACATAGGCCGTCTAGTTTATTTAATTTAACTATCTAATAAGCATTAGTCCCTTGGACGAACAAGGGTAAAACTGTAATTTCGGGCTGAtccaattaattaaaataaatcacatattcattacaaTTCCACCATGTTCTACGATCTTCTGCCCTCTGCCTTCCTTCATCCGATCAGTAGTCTGCAATATTCTCCCCTTTGCCATCCTTCATCAGATCAGTTTTCTACTGGTTTTCTTTCCTTTTCCGGTGAGTTCAATTTTCTGTAGGTTCCTACTTTTAATTTGGCGTGTTCTTTTTGCGATTTCTATGAAAGAACAAGTTTGGATGGAAAAAGCTTTGATCAATTCCAAGAAATATgagaattggaaaaaaaaaaaaacatcacttCTTTGTTCTGCTATTGCTTTATCTCTGTTTGATGGGCATTCTTACTCCCTTTGCTTAGCTGCTCATTTCTTTATCCCTTTCATTATCGTGCTATTTTCTCCCCAAAAATTAGTTTAATCAAGTTAGATTTCTGCAAACTCTATGAAACCAGCCGGCTACTTTCAAGCTTGATTTTTGTTCTATTCAAGGTAACCCCATAGTTTTATGATCTAATTTTTCGCTATAGATTGGACCTCTGATTGTGCTTATTTGGATTTTGAGGTTTTGACCTGGAATTTTAAATTGGGTATTTTAGGATAGATTAAATAAATATCTGTAAGAAATTTTCGTTTGGTTATTTTTTTCCCCTTCCAGTTGACTGGCTGTCTCTTAAATTAGTGATGTTTTTCATCTTTCTCCATCTTTTTTTGCTGGTGTTGTCTATTACTGACACTTCTTTGTGTTATTTTGTTGATATATCTTATGGGTGTTCGCAGCGTTTGACGATTATTACAGAGATAGTTTGATGATTAGTTTCTGGTGGATTGatcggtttggttttgatttaaAGTCGTGTTGCTCGATTATTGATGTTTTCAGCTTTTCTTCTTAGTTTCATTGGTTTCTCTGTTTGTTCTCAGTTTTTGAATCTGTGAGTTCTGCTGATTTCTTCATTTGGTTTTACCCAATTCTTGGTGAtgagattttgatatagatttgTTTTCCACAGGCTGCATCTTCCTCCAACTTTTTGGGTTGCGCCTGTCAATTACTAATGCTTTTGTTATATCGGTTTCACGTAAGGTAATAACTTCTTGTTTATGATAATTCTTTCTTATAGTTGAGTAACTTGGGTGGAAATAAATAAGGCAAAAGATTGGGGCATGGGTTTTACATTGCAAAATGGTGCAAGTTAATATTGATATAGAAGATGTATTACTGGTTCATGAGGATTAGTTAATTGAAGGTTGGACTTCAGTTCAAAGAGTGATTTGGTGTAGTGTTTACAATAAGCTGATTGTGGAAGATAAAACTGAAGAAAGAGAGttaaaaacaacaaaacaaacactACAACGTCTTGAATTAAATAATTACAAGAATTAATAAATACTTCTGCATCGAGTAGCTTGAAGAACATGTATTGGGAGCAACAATGACACCATCATCTGAATTACAATGTAATCTAAGCCCAAATTCTCTGATTCGGTACTCAAAAATTTGATTTAATTCAGTCTTCTACAAATGTAGAGTAATGCTTGGAAAACATTTCAGCAAATCACATGGGGGCGTATCAAGTCCATTTTCAAGACTTATAGCTTCCTTCAAGGGTAAAGGGGATTCAACAGAAAATtcaccacattttttttttttgtgaatatttgtgtttaTACGAAGTGGCTAATAGGCTATTTTCACAAACAATCATTACTGAACTGCATATAATTTCTTAATGCACACAGAAATTCATAATTGTTCTGTTCAAATGCGGATATATAGACGAAGTTATAGCTACGAACTAACTGTAGtttctatgatatatatatatatattatgcaggGATTACCGAAAAGAAGTTTATAGATTCAAGCTCTGTAATGTATCTCTTCTCTATCTTTTATCTATTCTTATCTCTCTCTATCTTTATTGTTTTTCTGTTTTCACTCTCTATCTACTGAATTATGCTCCATCAAATTGATATCAaaaccctttttctttttctcctcaaGGTTTTCCACTCTCAGAActttatcattaaaaaaaaaaaaaaaaaactttcctcTTTCGCTTCCATTACACTTGCAAGCATTGTGGGTTTTgtaatttttctccttttttgctttattattcttcttctttttggttgatttgggGATGAATGCCAATTTGATACAGCATATTTTTATTTGCATGTTTTGGGTAACAATAGAATAGTTCTCAATCGGTTGTTAAATTTCCCTATTTCAGATTCGATAAAACTTTTATTTTCTTTGGTTTTTTCGTTTGATTAATCTAGGGGAATGACTGGTAGAGATTTGCTGAATATGCTTCCTTCAAGTTCTAATATTTGAATTCCCACATCGGTAGGGATATGGATTATTTGACTCTTATATATGTCCTCATTTTTGCTGAACCACTCTATGTGTTGCATGTGGTGGCTATGGGTTGAGATAAATGGCGGGAATTGATTTACCACTGTTGGAATTTGgtaattttgtttttgtttcttctgttttaaaataaaattttcatctTCCGCTTTTCCGCTAATTTTTGGCTGAATTTAGCAAATGCATGCTAacaatttttccaaatttatCATTCTGTCCATCACATGTGTATTATGATTTATTCCCAACAGTAGCTCCTTCTTTCACTTTACATTTGCTTTACCTTTTCACTTTTAGATTGTGCAGGTACTCTTCTGAGAAAAAAGCTATTTCGCTCACATGACAAAAAGGTGCTCCTTCAATCCATTATTTAACTTCTtgcctttctttccttttttttttttttttttgggtgggtttCATTGCTCAGCCCCTATGGGCTTTTCTTCTTCTCGCAGGCTCTTGGAACTCAAATTTGCTCGAGTGGAGAAGCAGGAAAATACTTTGACTATTAGAGGTAAGTTTTCGACTCTTTCGGTTCGATATGTTTAGTTAAAACACCAAATGGTTGTGTTTTATATTCCACGTTATGCTAAATTGACCTGTGTGCTTTAAGATTATAAAAATTTCAACCTTAACAAAACACTTGGCATCAGATGTCTGATAACAAAAGAAACATAAAAACAGCCCAAAATGAGAAGACAAGTGGACATTCATGTCTTTCTGCCAAGTCGTATAGCTTACGGGGAAACACTAGCTGGAAAAAAGGCAACACTTCTAGAACGACGTTGAGCTAAATATTCTGCGCGGTGTCGCCTTTGTGAAAATTCTCCTGCTAACTATTCCGGGCAGATTGATTCTTTTCGCGAACCTCCGAAGATGATACAAACTTTCTGGTACTTCTTCAACCGAACAACCAACTCAATGTGCCAGTAAGTATGAAATAGGTTAGCATAAATTAAATTTTAGAATTTATAAATACAGCTAGATAGTTACTCACTGTATGTTAATTCATACTATATTACAGGATCAACATCGGGAACATGTAATGAACGTTCTAACTTACGCCAACCACTGACAATTGTCAGAGGTCTATTTGTATCACACTGTTACATTACAACTTCCTGAGGAATATGAGTTATAAGTTCAAAGCCTCTTTTTTCTTGGAAATCCTGCAACCAAAATAAAGGTAAAGAAAAGATCAATGGAAGGATGACAATTTTTCTATTTGTTTTAGCTTGAGTTGGTAGCTTCATATTCATTTGGAAATTGTACAAATTGGGCGAGTGTCTTCACCTAATACATAGAGTTCCTCGCTATGTTTCAGGAATAAATTGTTTTCTTTGACTTGTGTGGTTTGTTGTGACCTGAAGATTTGAGTCTAGTATAAGTCATAACTACCCATTTATGCTTCTGTCCAGGTTGTTAGAGCTATTCTTCAAAACCACGAGGACAAGACAAAAATGCATCTGACATATGCTAACGTTACAGCTGAGGACATTCTTCTAAGGTAATTTAGCATAATTTTATCTTTCTCGCCACTTGCTTGGAGCACACGATACAATTTATACCAATTGGTTCTCAGTAGCCCACATATACTCGCTCTCCATTACCAGATTGCTGATTGTTAAAAAGATAAAGAGATAAATTGATAAATGTAGGAAGTTTTGTTTCGAATGCATCTATGTCAATATTTAGTTTCTGCAAGATTTTATCTGGTAGAACTCCTATGTATCCATCACTTAAGCAAATTATTGGACTACACTGACATTATTAGCCAATTTATTTATGAAATCCACTTCTTCGTTTACCCTCCTTGAGAATTCATGGTTATCATCTGGACAACAAGGTTGGTGATCTTTTATACTTTGCGTATCAATGAAAGGAAGCTCGCGACTATTCAACAGCTCTATATCTGATTACTTAAGTTTCCCTTCTTCCCAGCGATAGCAACTCACTCACATTTTTTCCTTAATAACAGTAGTTATTTTTGCAGGAAAATAAAGTATTTACTACAGCTTGCTGACTTTTTGTCTGGTACATAGAAGTTCCAGGGACCTCTATAGTCATGAAAAAAAGGTAAGCAAATTTGCTACTGCACCTAACTTAACTGCACTTTGCAAGTTCAACTAATGCTTCCTTGACAGCATGATATTTTCTTCAGCTGGATTATCAGTAAACCACGTTGCCTGCTGATTCACCTATCATCTCTCAATTACCTTAAATTTAAGCTCTCATTTGCAATGTACTTTCTTCAGTGTTTCTCGTACTGGCTGCTGGTGCTTCTTAGTATTTGCTACCGATGCTTCTTAGTATTAGGAGTCTTGAAAAAAATGTTTACAAAGGTAAAAATGATCTCCATGCATTGTGAAACTTCCCTAAGAACAGGCAAATTCGTTCAAGGCTACACTGCCAAATAAAGAAGTTCAGGTGATTGTGTGAAAAGATTTACAATTTAGCTCTTATTTGTTACGCAACTCTAAAGTTCCACTTATTAAGTTTTAGAGTGCTGCAATCCTATGGATGTATGTGTAACCTGTTGTGATTTGCAATATATTTTTCTAAGATAAATGGGATAAAATGTTGATGGAGACAAGACAcacataaaaaagaaattaaattctTCCTCTTCCAAGtgcatttgtatgaatgaagacaATTCAGTTGTTAAACCTGTTGGAGCATTACTGTTACTACAGACCTTTGATGAGGAGGACAAAACTAAAACCAAGGTAATTTCTACACTATTTTGTTCTAATGTTATATGCTTAGTTATAATCCAAAATAATTGTGATTTATATTTCATGTTGTACTGTATAGGTGCATGTACTGTAGGAATAAATTAGGTATTAAAGAATACAAAATTCAGACTTTAACAACAAAATATATTGTAAAACCTTGAAAATCAGAAATTtaacaagaaaagaaagattGACAAAGCCCAAATTGAGCAGACGGGGAACATCCATGTCTTTGTGCCAAAAGTAGTGTTGAAACCCTTAGGTGACGTACTGCATATAGACAAATGCCACCTGACAAAAGGCAGCACTTCTGGAATGATATCGAGCAGATAATGCTGTAGATTCTTCTGCTAATTATTCTAATCAGACTTTCTGAACTTCAAAGTGTGTTAGTGGGAAAGTTGCTATTTTCATTAGAGACATGCCGCCTTCTCGCTAGAATGATTGGTTGAATTAAACTCTACATTACATTAACAAACATGGTCATACGTTTGTTAATGTGCGAAAGGTTATGCTTACCAATACTTTGTGTGCTCTTGTTAGCCGAGGGAGGCAGGAAGCTAC carries:
- the LOC132636215 gene encoding cryptochrome-2-like, whose product is MCNHLYDPVALVRDHNIKQKLGELGISVQSYNGDLLNEPWEVYDDDGQVFTTFNAYWEKSLLMQNNPVSHLPPSRLIQAAGSVKMCSIEELGLENSSVAV